A genomic segment from Pseudomonas mendocina encodes:
- the edd gene encoding phosphogluconate dehydratase: MHPRVVEVTERLVERSRATRQRYLEMIRAAASEGPQRGKLQCANFAHGVAGCSGHDKQTLRLMDAANVAIVSAYNDMLSAHQPYEVFPEQIKQALRERGSVGQFAGGVPAMCDGVTQGEPGMELGIASREVIAMSTAVALSHNMFDAALYLGVCDKIVPGLMMGALRFGHLPSLFVPAGPMTSGLSNKEKADVRQRYAEGKATRDELLAAEMAAYHGPGTCTFYGTANTNQLLMEVMGLHLPGASFINPGTPLREALTREAAQQVTRLTRQSGSFMPIGEIVDERCLVNSIVALHATGGSTNHTLHMPAIARAAGILLTWQDMADLSEVVPTLAHVYPNGKADINHFQAAGGMAFLIRQLLEAGLLHEEVNTVAGRGLSRYTQEPFLEDGKLVWRDGPTESLEEGVLRPVARPFSAEGGLRLMLGNLGRGVMKVSAVAPEHQVVEAPALVFEDQLELVEAFKAGKLERDFVAVVRFQGPRSNGMPELHKMTPYLGVLQDRGFKVALVTDGRMSGASGKIPAAIHVCPEAFDGGPLARVRDGDLIRVDGQRGQLVLQVDEAEFSARELAPKPAPAIGCGRELFAFMRHNFSTAEQGASAFTESLESLA, from the coding sequence ATGCATCCCCGCGTTGTCGAAGTTACCGAGCGTCTTGTCGAGCGCAGCCGCGCCACGCGCCAACGCTACCTTGAGATGATCCGTGCAGCCGCCAGCGAAGGCCCACAGCGGGGCAAGCTGCAATGCGCCAACTTCGCTCACGGTGTGGCCGGGTGCAGTGGTCATGACAAGCAGACCCTGCGTCTGATGGATGCCGCCAATGTGGCTATCGTTTCTGCGTACAACGACATGTTGTCGGCGCATCAGCCTTACGAGGTCTTTCCCGAGCAGATCAAGCAGGCCCTGCGCGAACGTGGTTCAGTCGGGCAGTTCGCCGGAGGCGTGCCGGCCATGTGCGACGGCGTCACCCAGGGCGAGCCGGGCATGGAGCTGGGCATTGCCAGTCGTGAGGTGATCGCCATGTCCACAGCCGTGGCGCTGTCGCACAACATGTTCGATGCCGCGCTGTACCTGGGGGTGTGCGACAAGATCGTGCCAGGGTTGATGATGGGCGCGCTGCGCTTCGGTCATCTACCTTCGTTGTTCGTGCCGGCGGGGCCGATGACTTCGGGGTTGTCGAATAAGGAAAAAGCCGACGTGCGTCAGCGCTACGCCGAAGGCAAGGCGACCCGCGACGAGCTGCTGGCTGCGGAAATGGCCGCTTACCACGGGCCGGGCACCTGCACCTTCTATGGCACCGCCAATACCAACCAGTTGCTGATGGAAGTGATGGGCTTGCATCTGCCGGGGGCTTCCTTCATCAATCCCGGCACGCCGCTGCGTGAAGCGCTGACTCGTGAGGCCGCTCAGCAGGTTACGCGGCTGACCAGGCAAAGCGGGAGTTTCATGCCTATCGGCGAGATCGTCGACGAGCGCTGCCTGGTCAACTCCATCGTTGCCCTGCATGCCACGGGTGGTTCCACCAACCACACCCTGCACATGCCGGCCATCGCTCGCGCTGCCGGCATTCTGCTGACCTGGCAGGACATGGCCGACCTGTCCGAGGTGGTGCCGACCCTGGCCCATGTCTATCCCAACGGCAAGGCCGACATCAATCACTTCCAGGCCGCTGGCGGCATGGCGTTCCTGATTCGCCAGTTGCTCGAAGCCGGGCTACTGCATGAAGAGGTCAATACCGTGGCTGGGCGTGGTCTGTCGCGTTACACCCAGGAGCCTTTCCTCGAGGATGGCAAGCTGGTCTGGCGCGATGGGCCGACCGAGAGCCTTGAGGAAGGCGTGTTGCGTCCAGTCGCGCGGCCGTTCTCGGCCGAAGGTGGCCTGCGCCTGATGCTGGGTAATCTCGGTCGTGGGGTGATGAAGGTGTCGGCCGTGGCGCCGGAGCATCAGGTGGTCGAAGCGCCGGCGCTGGTGTTCGAGGATCAACTGGAGTTGGTCGAGGCGTTCAAGGCCGGCAAGCTGGAGCGCGATTTCGTCGCCGTGGTGCGCTTCCAGGGGCCGCGCAGCAATGGCATGCCCGAGCTGCACAAGATGACGCCGTATCTGGGCGTGCTGCAGGATCGCGGTTTCAAGGTGGCGCTGGTGACCGATGGGCGTATGTCCGGTGCATCGGGCAAGATCCCGGCGGCCATTCACGTCTGCCCGGAAGCATTCGATGGCGGGCCGCTGGCGCGGGTGCGCGACGGCGACCTGATTCGTGTCGATGGTCAGCGCGGGCAGCTGGTGCTGCAGGTCGATGAAGCCGAGTTCAGCGCGCGCGAGCTGGCGCCAAAGCCGGCTCCGGCAATCGGCTGCGGGCGTGAGCTGTTCGCTTTCATGCGCCACAATTTCAGCACGGCGGAGCAGGGCGCCAGCGCCTTTACCGAGAGCCTTGAGTCGTTGGCCTGA
- the rdgC gene encoding recombination-associated protein RdgC has protein sequence MWFRNLLVYRLTQDIPFDAEALETALASKPARPCASQELTTYGFTAPFGKGADAPLVHVSGDFLLIGARKEERILPGSVVRDALKEKVDEIENTQMRKVYKKERDQIKDEIVQAFLPRAFIRKSGTFAAIAPKQGLILVDSASAKKAEDLLSTLREAIGSLPVRPLSVKIAPTATLTDWLKNQSAAEGFFVLDECELRDTHEDGGVVRCKRQDLTSEEIQLHLSTGKQVTQLSLAWQDKLSFVLDDKLTIKRLRFEDVLQEQAEQDGGDDALAQQDASFILMMMTLVEFLPELFTALGGEEIPQGI, from the coding sequence ATGTGGTTTCGTAACCTGCTGGTCTACCGCCTCACCCAGGACATCCCTTTCGACGCCGAAGCGCTGGAGACTGCACTGGCCAGCAAACCGGCCCGCCCCTGCGCCAGCCAGGAACTGACCACCTACGGCTTCACCGCCCCCTTCGGCAAAGGCGCCGATGCGCCCCTGGTGCACGTCAGCGGCGACTTCCTGCTGATCGGCGCGCGCAAGGAAGAACGCATCCTGCCGGGTTCGGTGGTGCGCGACGCGCTGAAGGAAAAGGTCGACGAGATCGAAAACACGCAGATGCGCAAGGTCTACAAGAAAGAGCGCGACCAGATCAAAGACGAGATTGTGCAAGCCTTCCTGCCACGCGCCTTCATCCGCAAATCGGGCACCTTCGCTGCCATCGCGCCGAAGCAGGGCCTGATCCTGGTCGACAGCGCCAGCGCCAAGAAGGCTGAAGACCTGCTGTCCACCCTGCGCGAGGCCATTGGCTCGCTGCCGGTGCGTCCGCTATCGGTGAAGATCGCCCCGACCGCCACCCTCACCGACTGGCTGAAGAACCAGAGCGCCGCCGAAGGCTTCTTCGTTCTCGACGAGTGCGAACTGCGCGACACCCATGAGGATGGCGGCGTGGTGCGCTGCAAGCGCCAGGACCTGACCAGCGAGGAAATCCAGCTGCACCTGTCCACCGGCAAGCAGGTCACCCAGCTGTCGCTGGCCTGGCAGGACAAACTGTCTTTCGTGCTCGACGACAAGCTGACCATCAAGCGCCTGCGCTTCGAAGATGTGCTGCAGGAGCAGGCCGAGCAGGACGGTGGGGACGATGCACTGGCCCAGCAGGACGCCAGCTTCATCCTGATGATGATGACCTTGGTGGAGTTTCTGCCGGAGCTGTTCACCGCGCTGGGCGGCGAAGAGATTCCGCAGGGTATCTGA
- a CDS encoding FKBP-type peptidyl-prolyl cis-trans isomerase, which translates to MKQHRLAAAVALVGLVLAGCDSQTSEVELKSPAQKASYGIGLNMGRSLSEEGMDDLDSKAVAQGIEDALAKKEPRIKDEDMIEAFSFLQNRAEERMTALNKEAAEAGKKFLEENGKREGVVTTASGLQYEVIKKADGPQPKESDVVTVHYEGKLTDGSVFDSSVARGSPIDLPVGGVIPGWVEGLQLMHVGEKYKLYIPSELAYGEQSPSPAIPANSVLVFDLELIGIKDQAAEPTEE; encoded by the coding sequence ATGAAACAGCATCGTTTGGCGGCGGCGGTTGCCCTGGTGGGCCTGGTGCTTGCCGGTTGCGATTCGCAAACCAGCGAAGTCGAACTCAAGAGCCCAGCGCAGAAGGCCTCCTACGGCATCGGCCTGAACATGGGGCGCAGCCTGTCCGAAGAGGGCATGGACGATCTGGATTCCAAGGCCGTCGCTCAGGGCATCGAAGACGCGCTGGCGAAGAAGGAGCCGCGCATCAAGGATGAAGACATGATCGAAGCCTTCTCCTTCCTGCAGAACCGTGCCGAAGAACGTATGACGGCACTGAACAAGGAAGCTGCCGAAGCCGGCAAGAAATTCCTCGAAGAGAACGGCAAGCGTGAAGGTGTCGTCACCACCGCTTCCGGTCTGCAATATGAAGTGATCAAGAAGGCCGACGGCCCGCAGCCGAAGGAAAGCGACGTGGTGACCGTTCATTACGAAGGCAAGCTGACCGATGGCAGCGTATTCGACAGCTCCGTCGCGCGTGGCAGCCCCATCGATCTGCCAGTTGGCGGCGTGATCCCAGGCTGGGTCGAAGGCCTGCAACTGATGCACGTGGGTGAGAAGTACAAGTTGTACATCCCCAGCGAGCTGGCTTACGGCGAGCAAAGCCCATCCCCGGCCATTCCGGCCAACTCGGTGCTGGTGTTCGACCTGGAGCTGATCGGTATCAAGGATCAGGCCGCCGAGCCGACCGAAGAGTAA
- a CDS encoding YkvA family protein, which produces MKTPWRLTRYLPLAARFLRDGRLPELLRALGDKRTPQGQRFAAFKEDLQLLRALSLAWFKGEYRQISNQALLMVVAALLYFIAPLDAIPDWLVGVGFVDDLAVLAWVMRTWHGELEVFRAWRDRQSPERMALIEQLPAAERVDPLHT; this is translated from the coding sequence ATGAAAACTCCCTGGAGACTGACGCGTTACCTGCCGCTGGCTGCTCGCTTTCTTCGTGATGGCAGGCTGCCTGAACTGCTGCGCGCGCTAGGTGACAAGCGCACACCACAGGGTCAGCGCTTCGCTGCATTCAAGGAGGATCTGCAGTTGCTGCGTGCGCTTAGCCTGGCCTGGTTCAAGGGCGAGTACCGGCAGATCAGCAATCAGGCGCTGCTAATGGTGGTAGCCGCGCTGCTGTATTTTATCGCTCCACTCGATGCCATTCCCGATTGGCTGGTAGGTGTCGGCTTCGTCGATGACCTGGCCGTGCTGGCCTGGGTCATGCGCACCTGGCATGGCGAGCTCGAGGTCTTCAGGGCCTGGCGTGACAGGCAGAGCCCCGAACGCATGGCGCTTATCGAGCAGCTACCAGCAGCGGAGCGGGTGGATCCGCTGCATACCTGA
- a CDS encoding helix-turn-helix domain-containing protein produces the protein MSVQIIARDGEPEYAVLPWADYQALLQAASRQEVAVPVAPSPASATNRAPLAQLQALREAKGLSPEALARSVGISPHYLAMIESGERQPDAAIMRSLAWELGLEGWS, from the coding sequence ATGAGTGTGCAAATCATTGCCCGTGACGGCGAACCGGAATATGCAGTGCTGCCCTGGGCTGATTATCAGGCCTTGTTGCAGGCTGCGAGTCGTCAGGAGGTTGCCGTGCCGGTCGCGCCGTCGCCAGCATCCGCAACCAATCGAGCGCCTCTCGCGCAGTTGCAAGCATTACGCGAAGCCAAGGGTTTGAGCCCGGAAGCACTGGCTCGTAGCGTAGGCATCAGCCCACATTATCTGGCCATGATCGAGAGCGGTGAACGTCAACCCGATGCGGCCATTATGCGTTCGCTGGCCTGGGAGCTGGGGTTGGAGGGCTGGTCTTGA
- a CDS encoding SEL1-like repeat protein → MSRWLWQLRARMGYWLARRLFHWPAALRQPRLWQWMQGQYGRMANLGDTAAQSFYGHVLLFRGQGLGAREEGLRLLRLAAQGGDGKAAYQLGVQALKGDARQAPDATQAVRWWEIALAAGHPLAAGRLSQLYRDGAPGLQADPQVAERYAAMAGEASRSGR, encoded by the coding sequence ATGTCTAGGTGGCTCTGGCAGCTCCGTGCACGCATGGGCTACTGGCTGGCCCGGCGGTTGTTCCATTGGCCTGCGGCGCTGCGCCAACCGCGTCTGTGGCAATGGATGCAGGGGCAGTATGGGCGTATGGCCAACCTTGGTGATACCGCGGCGCAGAGTTTCTATGGTCATGTCCTGCTGTTTCGCGGCCAGGGTCTTGGCGCCCGCGAGGAGGGCCTGAGGTTGCTGCGTCTGGCTGCCCAGGGAGGAGACGGCAAGGCCGCCTACCAGCTGGGTGTGCAGGCGCTGAAAGGCGACGCCCGGCAAGCACCGGATGCCACTCAGGCCGTGCGTTGGTGGGAGATCGCGCTGGCAGCGGGGCATCCCCTGGCGGCAGGACGCCTGAGCCAGCTCTATCGCGACGGTGCTCCCGGTTTGCAAGCTGACCCGCAGGTTGCCGAGCGCTACGCCGCGATGGCGGGCGAGGCCAGCCGCTCAGGCCGCTGA
- a CDS encoding bifunctional diguanylate cyclase/phosphodiesterase, producing the protein MTVTEQLSALGNILAHGDLSSLFQPIISLSEQRILGYEALTRGPSNSPLHSPLTLFAVARHAGRLSELEMACRKSACKGFSALGLEGKLFLNVSPESLLDPSHQPGRTLKLLQAFGIPPSQVVIELTEQSPTEDFALLDNALHHYRAMGFSIALDDLGAGYSSLRLWSELRPDYVKIDRHFIDGIHLDAVKREFVGSILKMAEASRAQVIAEGIELPEELAVLTEMGVDLVQGYLLSRPQEKPPREARQLLPQIQSNQASLSEDSHDLSALLNDQLAVDQHTPIAEVLDVFRAQANLNSLAVLDAQRQPVGIVHRHSLSEALLKPFATDLFARKPISRLMSQDFLAVELTQSLQKVSRLLTSRARQRIEEDFIIIQNGSYLGLGRVIDVLKLITEQKLQQARHANPLTLLPGNVPIQQCLSRLLQQQREAAVCYVDIDSFKPFNDLYGYAKGDEVLLCLAQCLNERVDPARDFVGHIGGDDFMLVLGSTDWRDKLGRLIEDFQNQCRRFYREEHLQAGCFIAHNRQGQRQEYALLSLSIGVVHVRTTDCAQLDASRLAELASEAKRQAKAVPGYSLHILEGSAA; encoded by the coding sequence ATGACCGTCACCGAGCAGTTGAGCGCACTGGGTAACATCCTCGCTCACGGCGACCTCAGCAGCCTGTTCCAGCCCATCATCTCGCTGTCCGAACAGCGCATTCTCGGCTACGAGGCGCTGACTCGCGGCCCATCCAACAGTCCGCTGCATTCGCCATTGACGCTGTTCGCCGTGGCCCGCCATGCAGGCCGACTGAGCGAGCTGGAAATGGCCTGCCGCAAAAGCGCCTGCAAAGGCTTCAGCGCCCTGGGCCTGGAAGGCAAGCTGTTTCTCAACGTCTCACCGGAATCGCTGCTCGACCCGAGTCACCAGCCCGGGCGCACCCTAAAACTGCTGCAGGCATTCGGCATCCCGCCGAGCCAGGTGGTAATCGAACTCACAGAGCAATCCCCCACCGAAGACTTCGCCCTGCTCGACAATGCGCTGCACCACTACCGCGCCATGGGATTTTCCATCGCCCTGGATGATCTGGGCGCCGGTTACTCCAGCCTGCGCCTATGGTCGGAACTGCGCCCGGATTACGTGAAGATCGACCGTCATTTCATCGACGGCATCCACCTCGACGCGGTGAAACGAGAGTTCGTCGGCTCCATCCTGAAAATGGCCGAAGCGTCACGCGCGCAAGTGATAGCCGAAGGCATCGAACTGCCCGAGGAGCTGGCCGTGCTGACAGAAATGGGCGTCGATCTGGTGCAGGGCTACCTCCTCAGCAGGCCGCAGGAGAAGCCCCCGCGCGAGGCACGCCAGTTGCTGCCCCAGATACAGAGCAACCAGGCCAGTCTCAGCGAAGACAGCCATGACCTCAGTGCCCTGCTCAACGACCAACTCGCGGTCGATCAGCACACCCCCATCGCCGAGGTACTGGACGTCTTTCGCGCCCAGGCCAACCTCAACTCCCTAGCGGTGCTGGACGCCCAGCGTCAACCGGTCGGCATCGTCCACCGTCACTCGCTGTCCGAAGCGCTGCTCAAGCCCTTCGCCACCGATCTGTTCGCACGCAAACCCATCAGCCGCCTGATGAGTCAGGACTTTCTCGCCGTGGAGCTGACCCAATCGTTGCAAAAGGTTAGCCGCCTGCTCACCAGCCGCGCCCGCCAGCGTATCGAGGAAGACTTCATCATCATCCAGAACGGCAGCTATCTGGGCCTGGGACGAGTGATCGACGTGCTCAAGCTGATCACCGAACAGAAGCTGCAGCAGGCGCGCCACGCCAACCCGCTGACCCTGCTGCCGGGCAACGTGCCGATCCAGCAATGCCTGAGCCGCTTGCTGCAACAGCAGCGCGAAGCGGCCGTGTGCTACGTCGATATCGACAGTTTCAAGCCCTTCAACGATCTCTACGGCTATGCCAAGGGCGACGAGGTGCTGCTGTGCCTGGCGCAGTGCCTGAACGAGCGGGTCGATCCGGCGCGTGATTTCGTCGGCCATATCGGCGGTGACGATTTCATGCTAGTGCTTGGCTCGACCGACTGGCGCGACAAGCTCGGCAGGCTGATCGAGGATTTCCAGAACCAGTGCCGGCGCTTCTATCGCGAGGAGCACCTCCAGGCTGGCTGCTTCATCGCTCACAACCGGCAGGGGCAGCGCCAGGAATATGCACTGCTTTCGCTATCGATCGGCGTCGTACACGTAAGAACAACAGACTGCGCACAACTCGATGCCTCGCGCCTGGCAGAACTGGCCTCCGAAGCCAAACGCCAGGCCAAGGCCGTGCCCGGCTACAGCCTGCACATCCTGGAGGGCTCAGCGGCCTGA
- a CDS encoding carboxy terminal-processing peptidase produces MKRSLASTALALVLGLSALPLAAKTTTATSWDYLQPDREQVIASLNVVELLRRHHYNKPPLNDERSIQIYDNYLKLLDPSRSYFTAADIAEFNQWRTKFDDLLKSGDLEPGFTIYRRHLTRLEERLNFALAELGKGVDKIDFTIDEELQVDREKAPWAKDRAELDELWRKRVKDEVLRLKIAGKETKDIQELLTKRYKNQLARLKQTRGEDVFQAYINAFATTYDPHTTYLSPDNAENFDINMSLSLEGIGAVLQSDNEHVKVVRLVPAGPAEKSKQIAPADKIVGVAQGNDEMVDVIGWRLDEVVKLIRGPKGSTVRLEVIPASNPPSDQSSKVVTITREAVKLEEQAAKKKVLELEHDGRDYKLGVIELPAFYLDFKAFRAGDPNYKSTTRDVKRLLDELQAEKVDGVVIDLRNNGGGSLQEATELTSLFIEQGPTVLVRNADGRVDVLADENKGIYYNGPLAVLVNRLSASASEIFAGAMQDYHRALILGGQTFGKGTVQTIQPLNHGELKLTLAKFYRVSGQSTQHQGVIPDILYPDVMDTKDIGESALPAALPWDSIRPAIKPELDPIKPFLTELKARHDQRTAKDPDFVFTRDRLTLAKKLMEEKTVSLNEQTRRARQAEVEAKQLALENNRRQAKGEEPLKELEKEDEDALPLADEKSTPEDDAYLSESGRILLDYLGLNPSLALH; encoded by the coding sequence ATGAAGCGCTCCCTTGCAAGTACCGCCCTCGCCCTCGTTCTCGGCCTCAGTGCCTTGCCGCTGGCGGCCAAGACCACCACAGCGACCAGCTGGGACTATCTGCAGCCGGATCGCGAACAGGTGATCGCCAGCCTCAACGTAGTGGAGCTGCTGCGCCGCCACCACTACAACAAGCCGCCGCTCAATGATGAGCGTTCGATTCAGATCTACGACAACTACCTGAAGTTGCTCGATCCGTCTCGCAGCTACTTCACTGCGGCCGACATCGCCGAATTCAACCAGTGGCGCACCAAGTTCGATGACCTGCTGAAAAGCGGTGACCTCGAGCCAGGCTTCACCATCTATCGTCGTCACCTGACCCGCCTGGAAGAGCGCCTGAACTTTGCCCTCGCCGAGCTGGGCAAAGGCGTCGACAAGATCGATTTCACCATCGATGAAGAGTTGCAGGTCGATCGCGAGAAAGCCCCATGGGCCAAGGATCGCGCCGAGCTCGATGAACTCTGGCGCAAACGCGTCAAGGACGAAGTGCTGCGCCTGAAGATCGCCGGCAAGGAAACCAAGGACATCCAGGAGCTGCTGACCAAGCGCTACAAGAACCAGCTGGCGCGCCTCAAGCAGACCCGCGGCGAGGACGTGTTCCAGGCCTACATCAACGCCTTCGCCACGACCTACGACCCGCACACCACGTATCTGTCCCCGGATAACGCGGAAAACTTCGACATCAACATGAGCCTGTCGCTGGAAGGCATCGGTGCCGTCCTGCAAAGCGACAACGAGCACGTCAAGGTGGTACGCCTGGTGCCTGCCGGCCCGGCCGAGAAGAGCAAGCAGATCGCACCGGCCGACAAGATCGTCGGCGTCGCCCAGGGCAACGATGAAATGGTCGACGTGATCGGCTGGCGCCTGGACGAAGTGGTCAAGCTGATTCGCGGTCCAAAAGGTTCCACCGTGCGCCTGGAAGTGATTCCGGCCAGCAACCCGCCCAGCGACCAGAGCAGCAAGGTGGTCACCATCACCCGCGAAGCGGTCAAGCTGGAAGAGCAAGCCGCCAAGAAAAAGGTCCTGGAACTCGAGCACGACGGTCGTGACTACAAGCTCGGCGTGATCGAACTGCCGGCCTTCTATCTCGACTTCAAGGCCTTCCGCGCTGGCGACCCGAACTACAAGAGCACCACCCGTGACGTCAAACGCCTGCTCGATGAACTGCAGGCCGAGAAAGTCGACGGCGTGGTCATCGACCTGCGCAACAACGGCGGCGGTTCGCTGCAGGAAGCCACCGAACTGACCAGCCTGTTCATCGAACAGGGCCCCACCGTACTGGTGCGCAACGCTGACGGTCGCGTCGACGTGCTCGCCGACGAGAACAAGGGCATCTACTACAACGGTCCGCTGGCTGTGCTGGTAAACCGCCTGTCGGCATCGGCCTCGGAGATCTTCGCCGGCGCCATGCAAGACTATCATCGCGCGCTGATCCTAGGCGGCCAGACCTTCGGCAAAGGCACCGTGCAAACCATTCAGCCGCTCAACCATGGCGAACTGAAACTGACCCTGGCCAAGTTCTATCGCGTCTCTGGCCAGAGCACCCAGCACCAGGGTGTGATTCCCGACATCCTCTACCCGGACGTCATGGACACCAAGGACATCGGCGAAAGCGCGCTACCGGCCGCCCTGCCGTGGGATAGCATCCGCCCGGCGATCAAGCCCGAGCTGGACCCAATCAAGCCGTTCCTGACCGAACTGAAGGCTCGCCATGATCAGCGCACGGCCAAGGACCCGGACTTCGTCTTCACTCGCGACCGCCTGACCCTGGCCAAGAAGCTGATGGAGGAAAAGACCGTCAGCCTCAACGAGCAGACCCGACGCGCTCGCCAGGCCGAAGTCGAAGCCAAGCAACTGGCCCTGGAGAACAACCGCCGCCAAGCCAAGGGCGAAGAGCCGCTCAAGGAACTGGAGAAGGAAGACGAGGACGCGCTGCCGCTGGCCGACGAGAAGAGCACGCCGGAAGACGATGCCTACCTCTCGGAGTCCGGCCGCATCCTGCTCGACTACCTGGGGTTGAACCCGTCGCTGGCGCTGCATTGA
- a CDS encoding NAD(P)H-quinone oxidoreductase, protein MKALQGVEGRAEWVEQPAQTCDAGQIRVKVAAAGLNRADLLQRAGLYPPPPGASEALGLECSGVIVEVGAGSAWQVGDRVCCLLAGGGMAEEVVLDARHAMPVPEGLTLVEAAVVPEVYATAWLNLFQLGALRPGEKVLLHAGASGVGSAAIQLCKAFGSPCWVSVGSAERLAYCEALGAQGGALRGEDLQALRDFGPFDVILDPVGGQYAALNLELLARDGRWINIGLMGGREATLDLAQVLGKRIQLTGSTLRNRDDQFKADLLHDLQQQVWPLFGEGRLKPQLERSFAFEDHEAAFETLAGNQVAGKLALLIDPGLV, encoded by the coding sequence ATGAAGGCATTGCAAGGCGTCGAAGGGCGTGCAGAGTGGGTGGAGCAACCGGCGCAAACCTGTGACGCAGGGCAGATCCGCGTGAAGGTGGCGGCCGCTGGGCTTAACCGGGCCGATCTGTTGCAGCGTGCCGGGCTCTATCCGCCGCCACCGGGTGCCAGCGAGGCGCTGGGCCTGGAGTGCTCCGGGGTGATTGTCGAAGTGGGTGCCGGCAGCGCCTGGCAGGTGGGCGATCGCGTCTGCTGCCTGCTCGCTGGTGGTGGTATGGCCGAGGAAGTGGTGCTCGATGCACGTCACGCCATGCCGGTGCCTGAGGGTTTGACTCTGGTTGAGGCTGCTGTGGTACCGGAGGTGTACGCCACGGCCTGGCTCAATCTGTTCCAGCTCGGCGCTCTGCGCCCCGGGGAAAAAGTCCTGCTGCATGCTGGCGCCAGTGGCGTCGGTTCGGCTGCCATCCAGCTGTGCAAGGCATTCGGCAGTCCGTGCTGGGTCAGCGTCGGCTCTGCCGAGCGATTGGCCTACTGCGAAGCACTTGGTGCGCAGGGAGGCGCCCTGCGTGGTGAAGATCTGCAAGCCTTGCGCGATTTCGGGCCGTTCGACGTGATTCTCGATCCGGTCGGCGGACAGTACGCGGCGCTGAATCTGGAGCTGCTGGCGCGTGACGGTCGCTGGATCAACATCGGCCTGATGGGCGGCCGCGAGGCCACGCTGGACCTGGCCCAGGTACTGGGCAAGCGCATCCAGTTGACCGGTTCGACCCTGCGCAACCGCGACGATCAGTTCAAGGCCGATCTTCTGCACGACCTGCAGCAGCAGGTTTGGCCGCTGTTTGGTGAAGGACGGTTAAAGCCGCAACTGGAGCGCAGTTTTGCGTTCGAAGACCATGAGGCGGCGTTCGAGACGCTCGCTGGTAACCAAGTCGCGGGTAAACTCGCGTTGCTGATTGATCCCGGCCTGGTCTGA
- the ahpC gene encoding alkyl hydroperoxide reductase subunit C, translating into MSLINTQVQPFKVNAFHNGEFIEVTEQSLQGKWSVLIFMPAAFTFNCPTEIEDAANNYAEFQKAGAEVYIVTTDTHFSHKVWHETSPAVGKAQFPLIGDPTHQLTNAFGVHIPEEGLALRGTFIINPEGQIKTLEIHSNEIARDVSETLRKLKAAQYTAANPGQVCPAKWKEGEKTLAPSLDLVGKI; encoded by the coding sequence ATGTCCCTCATCAATACTCAAGTTCAGCCGTTCAAGGTCAATGCTTTCCACAACGGTGAGTTCATCGAAGTCACCGAGCAGAGCCTGCAGGGCAAGTGGTCCGTGCTGATCTTCATGCCGGCTGCCTTCACCTTCAACTGCCCGACCGAAATCGAAGACGCTGCCAACAACTACGCCGAGTTCCAGAAGGCTGGTGCCGAGGTCTACATCGTGACCACCGACACTCACTTCTCGCACAAGGTCTGGCACGAAACTTCGCCGGCCGTTGGCAAGGCTCAGTTCCCGCTGATCGGTGACCCGACCCACCAGCTGACCAACGCTTTCGGCGTGCACATCCCGGAAGAAGGCCTGGCTCTGCGCGGCACCTTCATCATCAACCCGGAAGGTCAGATCAAGACTCTGGAAATCCACTCCAACGAGATCGCTCGTGACGTTTCCGAGACCCTGCGCAAGCTGAAGGCTGCTCAGTACACCGCTGCCAACCCGGGTCAGGTTTGCCCGGCCAAGTGGAAGGAAGGCGAGAAGACTCTGGCTCCTTCGCTGGACCTGGTTGGCAAGATCTAA